The stretch of DNA CACTTTATTAATCAACACAATTGGGGCAAAAACTTCCTGGCAAGAAACCTTTAAGCACGAATCTGCTTCTAATAGAACGGTAGGTAATAAAATATTGCCTTCCGCTGTTCCTCCCACTGCAACTTTTGCGCCCTGCTGCTTTGCTTCCTCAATCCAGTCAAGGGTGCGTTCTACATCCTTTGGCGTAATTAAAGCTGAAACATCCGTCTGCGAATCAAGCGGATCACCGATCTTCAGCTGCTTCGTGGCTGTAACAAATTTTTCAACAAATGCTTCATATTGTTCTTCATGGACATAAACTCGCTGCAAGGAGATACAAACTTGACCTTGAAAACCAAAGGCACCTGAAACACAGCGCGAAATGATTTTATCAATATTTGTATCCTTATCAATAATAACCGCTGCATTCGATCCGAGCTCCAGCGTAACACGCTTTAATCCAGCTTTATTTCGGATTCCGATACCCACCTCAGGACTGCCGGTAAAAGAAATCTTTTTTACTCGATCATCCTTCACAAGCTTTTCTCCAATTAGCGCACCGCTTCCTGTTACGACATTTAAAGCTCCTGCTGGCAGCCCCGCTTCTTGAAATAATTCCGCAATAAACAAAGCCGATATCGGTGTTTGGCCTGCTGGTTTTAAGATAACGGAATTACCTGACGCAATGGCTGGCCCAACTTTGTGAGCAACTAAATTCATTGGAAAATTAAAAGGGGTGATCGCTCCAATCACGCCAATTGGTTCACGAACTGTGTAAGCAATTCTTCCTTCCCCGCCTGGTGCTGCATCAAGCGGTATCGTTTCTCCATGAATTCGTTTCGCTTCCTCTGCAGCGAATTTATATGTCTGAACCGTTCGAGCAACCTCCGCTCGTGCGGCTGAAATCGGTTTGGCTGCCTCTGTGGCAATAATCTCAGCGGCTTCATCTGCCCGCTTTTCTAATAGGGAAGCCACTTTTTCTAAAATTTGAGCACGTTGATGGCTTGGCATATCAGCCATTGTTTTTCTCGCCTGAAAAGCAGCCGCAAGCCCCATATCAACCTCTTCAACGGTTGATGTTGGTATCTCTGCTATAACCTTTCCACTGTAAGGAGAGCTAAGAGGTGCATACTTACTTGCCTCCACCCATTCTCCATTAATGAATAATTTCTTCTTCATCTGTGGTCTCTCCTTTAACTTTAATTGCTATTATTGTTTACTACATTATTATATTCTTCTAACATACGAAACTTCTATTATTTTGGCTAGTTTAAAAAGCAGTTATATTAATACTTCGGCTTCTACTGCAGCAATAGTATCATGAAGGATATCAATCATTCTTTCCATTTCTTCCTTGTTAATGATTAAAGGCGGTGAAAATACAACAGTATCTTGATTATCGAAAACGACCGACCTGCAAATAAGTCCTCGCTTAGCCGCTTCCGTTACAATGATAGGAGCTACAGGTGTTTGAAACCTCTCATTTGTCTTTCGGTCTTTTACAATTTCAATTCCACCCATTAAACCTAGACCTTTTACCTTGCCTACGATCTGCCGCTCGCCTTGAATCCACCTGAACCCTTTAAGCATTCCGCTTCCCATTATTTCAGCATTTTCTATCAAATTTTCCCGTTCAATAATTTCAATATTTTTTAACGCAACTGCGCAAGCCATTGGGTGTCCGCTGTACGTATAGCCATGCAAAAGAGTGCCTGTCGAAAGCTCAGTAAAATCTTGATGAATTTTTTCCGAAAGCATTACTCCTCCTAATTGTGCGTACCCACTAGTTACTCCCTTTGCAAAGCACATCATATCTGGTGTCACACCATAATGTTCAATTCCAAAATATTTTCCAGTTCGGCCAAACCCTGTTATCACTTCATCCGTGATAAATAAAATGCCATACTCATCACAAATGCTTCTAACTTCCTTAAAATAGTTTTCCGGTGCTACATGAAGCCCACCTGCTCCTTGTACTGGCTCTGCAATAAAGGCAGCAACCGTTTCCGGACCCTCTGATTCAATAACTTCACGTAAATCCTGAGTTGAAAAGTGGTCTGCATAGCAGAAATCTGGATCAAAAGAGTTGATAAAGTCACGAAAAGGCTTCAAACCGGTAGCACTCGTCGATCCCATGGCAACTCCATGATAGGACTTTGTTCGCGAAATAATCTTTCTTCTATTCGGCTGCCCTTTTAATATCCAATAATGGCGCGCTAATTTATAGGCTGTATCATTTGCTTCTGAACCACCAGAAGTAAAGAATGTGGCACTTAAATCCCCAGGGGCAATTTGGGCAAGTTTTGCTGCCAATCGAATAGCAGGCTCATTGCTATAGGTAGCAAAGCAGGATGAGAAAGCGAGCTTTGACATTTGTTCCATTGCCACTTTCCCCAATTCCTCTCTTCCATGCCCTACATTCACATTCCACAGAGAAGACATCCCATCAATTACTGTATTTCCCGCCATGTCTTTCAGCATGACCCCTTTTCCTTCTGTAAAAATAAAGGTTGGTCCATGATCTTGCTGTTGTTTAATAGGAGAGGTCGGATGCAGAAAATGTTTCTTATCTAAGTCCATTAATTCTTGAATAACATTCACATCTTTTATCATGTTTTAGTTCCTCCTAAAAATTATAGTTTCGTTCTTATATAAGTAGTAAATGCAAATTTTATGCCAACTTTTTATTGGTTGTCTTAATTTTTTGAATATAAAAAAGAGAAA from Cytobacillus dafuensis encodes:
- a CDS encoding aldehyde dehydrogenase family protein, with translation MKKKLFINGEWVEASKYAPLSSPYSGKVIAEIPTSTVEEVDMGLAAAFQARKTMADMPSHQRAQILEKVASLLEKRADEAAEIIATEAAKPISAARAEVARTVQTYKFAAEEAKRIHGETIPLDAAPGGEGRIAYTVREPIGVIGAITPFNFPMNLVAHKVGPAIASGNSVILKPAGQTPISALFIAELFQEAGLPAGALNVVTGSGALIGEKLVKDDRVKKISFTGSPEVGIGIRNKAGLKRVTLELGSNAAVIIDKDTNIDKIISRCVSGAFGFQGQVCISLQRVYVHEEQYEAFVEKFVTATKQLKIGDPLDSQTDVSALITPKDVERTLDWIEEAKQQGAKVAVGGTAEGNILLPTVLLEADSCLKVSCQEVFAPIVLINKVKSVDEAIELVNDSRYGLQAGIYTDNVHTALTAAEQLHVGGVMINDIPTFRVDHMPYGGVKESGVGREGIKYAIEEMTELKLVVFNRN
- a CDS encoding aminotransferase family protein produces the protein MIKDVNVIQELMDLDKKHFLHPTSPIKQQQDHGPTFIFTEGKGVMLKDMAGNTVIDGMSSLWNVNVGHGREELGKVAMEQMSKLAFSSCFATYSNEPAIRLAAKLAQIAPGDLSATFFTSGGSEANDTAYKLARHYWILKGQPNRRKIISRTKSYHGVAMGSTSATGLKPFRDFINSFDPDFCYADHFSTQDLREVIESEGPETVAAFIAEPVQGAGGLHVAPENYFKEVRSICDEYGILFITDEVITGFGRTGKYFGIEHYGVTPDMMCFAKGVTSGYAQLGGVMLSEKIHQDFTELSTGTLLHGYTYSGHPMACAVALKNIEIIERENLIENAEIMGSGMLKGFRWIQGERQIVGKVKGLGLMGGIEIVKDRKTNERFQTPVAPIIVTEAAKRGLICRSVVFDNQDTVVFSPPLIINKEEMERMIDILHDTIAAVEAEVLI